In Ruania zhangjianzhongii, the following proteins share a genomic window:
- a CDS encoding MFS transporter — MTRPPNRPVPSWVLLLGIAILAANLRPALTATGPVLPLIGTDLGLSGPTLGLLTALPVMVFAATSGGVHHLVERFGIERTTVGALTGLALALLIRSWPGWAGNLWLGTVLLGAALAVLNVTVPVIVKRDFSGSASWVTGSYVAILRLFAGLAAALAVPLAASSELGWRLALGCWAVVAVLALLVWLPRTWRRRDSPGQGPAPASSVPPADTPVAAAAEPAPRPGSRHSGTLWRSAPAWRLAAYMGMQSVAFYTAFSWIPSVEQHLGIDPAHAGWHMFALQLAGILGSLLTPVLMRVGTDERLAATVPGLVITAGALGLWLAPTAVLLWVALIGLGTGSAFVAILSLLAIRAADLRTAPRLSSMAQAVGYTIAAIGLLTAGFVFEVHVLAVLPLIIAVGAVTAGLGLGVGRRHSIQA; from the coding sequence ATGACCCGACCACCTAACCGGCCGGTCCCTAGCTGGGTGCTGCTGCTGGGAATCGCCATCCTGGCGGCGAACCTTCGCCCCGCTCTGACCGCCACCGGTCCGGTGCTGCCCCTGATCGGCACCGACCTCGGCCTCTCCGGCCCGACGCTCGGCCTGCTGACGGCGCTGCCGGTGATGGTCTTCGCCGCAACGTCCGGCGGGGTGCACCACCTGGTGGAGCGATTCGGAATAGAGCGAACCACCGTCGGCGCGCTGACCGGTCTGGCGCTGGCGCTGCTGATCCGGTCCTGGCCGGGATGGGCGGGCAACCTCTGGCTCGGCACGGTGCTGCTCGGCGCCGCACTGGCCGTGCTGAACGTGACCGTTCCGGTGATCGTGAAGCGGGACTTCTCCGGGTCCGCGTCCTGGGTGACCGGATCCTATGTCGCCATCCTGCGCCTGTTCGCCGGCCTGGCCGCAGCACTCGCGGTCCCCCTCGCCGCCAGCAGCGAGCTCGGCTGGCGCCTGGCGCTGGGCTGCTGGGCCGTGGTCGCGGTGCTTGCGCTGCTGGTCTGGCTACCACGCACCTGGCGACGGCGGGACTCGCCCGGGCAGGGGCCGGCACCTGCCTCGTCGGTCCCACCGGCAGACACGCCGGTCGCCGCTGCGGCGGAACCAGCACCACGGCCTGGCTCCCGCCACTCTGGAACCCTGTGGCGCTCCGCGCCGGCGTGGCGGCTGGCCGCGTACATGGGGATGCAGTCGGTGGCCTTCTACACCGCCTTCTCCTGGATCCCGAGCGTCGAGCAGCACCTGGGTATCGACCCGGCCCACGCCGGATGGCACATGTTCGCGCTCCAGCTGGCCGGGATCCTCGGGAGCCTGCTCACCCCGGTCCTGATGCGGGTGGGCACCGATGAGCGGCTTGCCGCCACAGTGCCCGGGCTGGTGATCACCGCGGGGGCGCTGGGGCTGTGGCTCGCCCCTACGGCGGTCCTGCTCTGGGTGGCGCTGATCGGGCTCGGCACCGGTAGCGCATTCGTCGCCATCCTCTCCCTGCTCGCGATCCGGGCTGCCGATCTGCGCACCGCGCCGCGGCTGTCCTCGATGGCGCAGGCCGTCGGGTACACGATCGCCGCGATCGGACTTCTCACCGCCGGTTTCGTCTTCGAGGTGCACGTGCTGGCGGTGCTTCCGCTGATCATCGCTGTGGGTGCTGTGACGGCCGGCCTGGGACTGGGCGTAGGGCGCCGGCACTCGATCCAGGCCTGA
- a CDS encoding ABC transporter ATP-binding protein: MASEVVLELSEIEAGYGKAALVLRGLSISVQRGTVVCLVGPNGAGKSTVLKVASGMLKPRSGAVRLNGDDVTGRKPQELLRRGLSHVLQGHSVFREMTVGENVMLGAYTVRDKNALPERLESVTNVFPILHERWNETAGLLSGGQQKQVEFARALMVNPDVVLLDEPSMGLDPKRTGAVFEEVDRMRQHGVAVLLVEQNARRALEMADIGCVLDLGTVFATAPAPELLADPKLSDLYLGGRPGESASSESTTVQSPTAASPAQATEDSPAAEASAAPDDPTT; encoded by the coding sequence TTGGCGTCTGAGGTTGTTCTCGAGCTGTCCGAGATCGAGGCGGGCTACGGCAAGGCCGCGCTCGTGCTGCGGGGGCTGTCCATCAGCGTCCAACGCGGCACGGTCGTGTGCCTGGTCGGACCCAACGGGGCCGGCAAGTCCACTGTGCTCAAGGTGGCCAGCGGGATGCTGAAGCCGCGATCAGGTGCAGTCCGGCTGAACGGCGATGACGTCACCGGTCGCAAACCGCAGGAGCTGCTCCGCCGCGGGCTCTCGCACGTGCTCCAGGGGCACAGCGTGTTCCGGGAGATGACCGTGGGCGAGAACGTGATGCTCGGCGCGTACACGGTGCGGGACAAGAACGCGCTCCCGGAGCGCCTGGAGAGCGTCACCAACGTGTTTCCGATCCTGCACGAGCGGTGGAACGAGACTGCCGGCCTGCTCTCCGGTGGGCAGCAGAAGCAGGTCGAGTTCGCTCGCGCGCTGATGGTCAATCCCGATGTGGTGCTGCTGGACGAGCCGTCGATGGGGCTGGACCCGAAACGCACCGGCGCCGTCTTCGAGGAGGTCGACCGGATGCGTCAGCACGGCGTGGCGGTGCTGCTCGTGGAACAGAACGCTCGCCGTGCCCTGGAGATGGCCGATATCGGCTGCGTGCTCGACCTTGGCACGGTGTTCGCCACCGCTCCCGCCCCGGAACTGCTGGCCGATCCGAAGCTGAGCGACCTCTACCTCGGCGGCCGCCCCGGGGAGTCCGCCAGTTCGGAGTCCACGACCGTGCAATCCCCCACCGCAGCCTCACCGGCGCAGGCAACAGAGGATTCCCCAGCGGCGGAGGCCTCAGCGGCACCGGATGACCCGACCACCTAA
- a CDS encoding ABC transporter ATP-binding protein, producing the protein MTQTTTVPSVLRTDKLRKSFGGVHAVNNATVEFHEGKINGLIGPNGSGKTTFFNCVTGMIKPDSGSVHLRERAVTGWAPHAIARAGLGRTFQLCRVFPRMSVLDNMLVAVQPRSLRAYLGRTRDPETIDRARSLLTRVGIEHLEDAEARDLSYGQQKLLELASTLMAEPPLVMLDEPAGGVNPSLIERIADLIRQLNSEGVTFIVIEHNMDLIMKLCDHIVVFDRGAPIAAGTAATVQSDPKVLEAYLGV; encoded by the coding sequence ATGACTCAGACCACCACTGTCCCCAGTGTGCTCCGCACCGACAAGCTGCGGAAATCGTTCGGTGGCGTGCACGCCGTCAACAACGCCACGGTGGAGTTCCACGAGGGCAAGATCAACGGCCTCATCGGTCCGAACGGTTCCGGGAAGACCACCTTCTTCAACTGCGTGACCGGGATGATCAAGCCGGACTCCGGTTCGGTCCACCTGCGTGAGCGCGCCGTCACCGGCTGGGCACCGCATGCGATCGCCCGCGCGGGTCTGGGGCGCACGTTCCAGCTGTGCCGGGTATTCCCCCGGATGAGCGTGCTGGACAACATGCTGGTCGCGGTACAGCCGCGGTCGCTGCGCGCCTACCTGGGCCGAACCCGTGATCCGGAAACGATCGACCGGGCCCGCTCACTGCTGACCCGGGTGGGTATCGAGCACCTGGAGGACGCCGAGGCACGCGATCTGTCCTACGGGCAGCAGAAGCTGCTCGAGCTGGCCTCGACGCTGATGGCCGAGCCGCCGTTGGTGATGTTGGACGAGCCGGCCGGTGGGGTGAACCCCTCGCTGATCGAGCGGATCGCCGACCTCATTCGCCAGCTCAACTCCGAAGGCGTCACCTTCATCGTCATCGAACACAACATGGACCTGATCATGAAACTGTGTGACCACATCGTGGTCTTCGACCGGGGCGCACCGATCGCCGCCGGTACCGCAGCCACCGTTCAGTCCGATCCGAAGGTTCTGGAGGCTTACCTTGGCGTCTGA
- a CDS encoding branched-chain amino acid ABC transporter permease — MPNASSTLPLATKRKGLLPAWLSSPRQAVVAIVVVVLLLLLWPSISPNPYMTSAGVLILSYATFATAWSFMGSFTGYISLGHIAFYGLGAYGTALIVMHTPVPSFGAVLLAAVGTAVIAIPVGFAALRLRGASFVIVTIALILVLQLIFQGWSTVTGGSDGLTVPRPFPDMLRPQHHETFYYIFLALLAVLLLGWNFINHSRFGSALKGIREDEDKASSLGSPIGSLKLVAFVLSAFGVGIVGGLYALWFGDLDPLYQFDVVLSVQIVLMALLGGLRFLFGPLLGALLVGAGQEYFLLSFGQSQFHLVATGLLLALVVLFLPDGALTGIQQLINRFRPQSTSIRELSAEELRAQRAGTAGGKD; from the coding sequence TTGCCCAACGCTTCTAGCACGCTGCCACTCGCGACCAAACGAAAGGGGCTGCTACCCGCCTGGCTCAGCAGCCCTCGACAGGCCGTCGTCGCCATCGTCGTGGTCGTCCTACTCCTGCTGCTCTGGCCAAGCATCTCGCCGAACCCGTACATGACCAGCGCTGGGGTGCTCATCCTCAGCTATGCGACCTTCGCCACGGCCTGGAGCTTCATGGGCTCCTTCACCGGCTACATCTCCCTCGGTCACATCGCGTTCTACGGCCTGGGCGCCTATGGAACCGCGCTGATCGTCATGCACACCCCCGTGCCCAGCTTCGGCGCAGTCCTGCTGGCCGCTGTCGGGACCGCCGTCATCGCCATACCGGTCGGCTTTGCCGCCCTGCGGCTGCGCGGGGCGTCCTTCGTGATCGTCACGATCGCACTGATCTTGGTGCTGCAGCTAATCTTCCAGGGCTGGTCCACGGTCACCGGCGGCTCGGACGGACTCACCGTCCCCCGGCCGTTCCCGGACATGCTCCGCCCCCAGCACCATGAGACGTTCTACTACATCTTCCTGGCGCTGCTGGCAGTCCTGCTGCTCGGTTGGAACTTCATCAACCACTCCCGGTTCGGCAGTGCGCTGAAGGGTATCCGCGAGGACGAGGACAAAGCCTCCTCCCTCGGCTCGCCGATCGGCTCGCTGAAGCTGGTCGCCTTCGTCCTCTCCGCCTTCGGGGTCGGAATCGTCGGTGGGCTGTACGCGCTCTGGTTCGGTGACCTGGATCCGCTCTACCAGTTCGACGTCGTCCTCAGCGTGCAGATCGTGCTGATGGCGTTGCTCGGCGGTCTGCGGTTCCTGTTCGGACCGTTGCTGGGGGCGCTGCTGGTCGGAGCCGGTCAGGAATACTTCCTGCTCAGCTTCGGGCAGTCGCAGTTCCACCTGGTCGCCACCGGCCTGCTGCTCGCGCTCGTGGTGCTCTTCCTCCCCGATGGAGCGCTCACCGGCATCCAGCAGCTGATCAACCGGTTCAGACCCCAGTCCACATCGATCCGTGAGCTCTCCGCCGAAGAGCTCCGCGCGCAACGCGCCGGTACAGCTGGAGGGAAGGACTGA
- a CDS encoding branched-chain amino acid ABC transporter permease, whose amino-acid sequence MALVFQSVILGLLQGGLYALLAAGLTLYFGIMRVVMIAHAGFIVLGAYIAWRFTTITGLDPMLSLVITVPAFFLIGYAMQRFLIARLKPSTLTMMSVLLTFAIAMIIEGLIGLLYSGTQRRIALPYGTDSLNLFGASVPVVQIISFALAAVSLFVLYLVMKKTRFGRALRATIQNPEAAQLVGIDTNRTAGLGFGISLATAAVGGAALSLQATIWPSLHWHWIGPLLAIIVVGGLGSIPGAAIAAVALGLTQVLLEIPMGPTWAQTIFYAALFLTLMVRPHGFFGGRLAQRF is encoded by the coding sequence ATGGCCCTCGTCTTCCAGAGCGTCATCCTGGGCCTGCTGCAGGGAGGGCTGTATGCCCTCCTAGCAGCGGGGCTCACGCTCTACTTCGGCATCATGCGGGTGGTGATGATCGCCCACGCGGGGTTCATCGTCCTCGGTGCCTACATCGCCTGGCGGTTCACCACGATCACCGGCCTGGACCCGATGCTCTCGCTGGTCATCACCGTGCCGGCGTTCTTCCTCATCGGGTACGCGATGCAGCGGTTCCTCATCGCGCGGCTCAAGCCGTCCACGCTGACCATGATGTCCGTGCTGCTCACCTTCGCGATCGCGATGATCATCGAAGGCCTGATCGGACTCCTGTACAGCGGCACCCAGCGCCGGATCGCTCTCCCCTACGGCACCGACAGCCTGAACCTGTTCGGCGCCTCGGTGCCCGTGGTGCAGATCATCTCCTTCGCCCTGGCAGCCGTGAGCCTGTTCGTGCTGTACCTGGTGATGAAGAAGACCCGGTTCGGCCGTGCGCTGCGCGCCACCATCCAGAACCCCGAGGCGGCTCAGCTGGTCGGGATCGACACGAACCGCACCGCCGGTCTGGGCTTCGGCATCAGCCTCGCCACTGCGGCCGTGGGTGGTGCGGCACTGTCCTTGCAGGCCACCATCTGGCCGTCGTTGCACTGGCACTGGATCGGACCCTTGCTGGCGATCATCGTGGTCGGCGGCCTGGGCAGCATCCCCGGCGCAGCGATCGCCGCGGTGGCCCTGGGTCTGACCCAGGTGCTGCTGGAGATCCCGATGGGCCCCACCTGGGCACAGACGATCTTCTACGCTGCCCTCTTCCTGACCCTCATGGTCCGTCCGCACGGATTCTTTGGAGGACGCCTTGCCCAACGCTTCTAG
- a CDS encoding amino acid ABC transporter substrate-binding protein codes for MSRKTRVTVAAVATASALVLTACGGSSGEGEGGEGGDDPIQIGISLPLSGDFAEPGMGVQRGYETWAQVINDNGGLLGRQVELSIVDDASDPARVVSDYESLIAQDQVDLVFGPFSTRLVVPAARVAEEYGMLFVEPAGAAEEVFTNGFENLFYAAPAVAEDHYNLLFEYIMAMPEGERPETVGFASMDDPFAQGTAYGLRDQLVEAGVEVVVDEVYPPNATDFDAIAAAIANADPDLVVGGTQYQDAVNLIIALQQLDYQPRMAAFSTAPTNPEFPDAISEVNGILAPTGYSNDAPYPSNEEFVEAHTELHGEAPQEDEANAFTTGQVVAAAVEAVGCAEQGECQQQLIDWLRENTVDTVVGPLSWDEAGRPQSAHMILQYIDDEIQIVLADGDEGTQADLVYPKPEW; via the coding sequence ATGTCCCGCAAGACACGTGTCACAGTGGCGGCCGTCGCCACGGCGTCTGCTCTGGTGCTCACCGCATGTGGTGGCTCATCCGGTGAGGGTGAGGGCGGGGAAGGCGGCGACGACCCGATCCAGATCGGCATCTCGCTGCCGCTGTCCGGCGACTTCGCCGAGCCCGGTATGGGTGTGCAGCGAGGGTATGAGACCTGGGCGCAGGTGATCAACGACAACGGTGGTCTCCTCGGCCGGCAGGTGGAGCTGAGCATCGTCGACGACGCCTCCGACCCGGCCCGTGTGGTCTCCGACTACGAGTCGCTGATCGCTCAGGACCAGGTGGACCTGGTGTTCGGCCCGTTCTCCACCCGCCTCGTGGTGCCGGCGGCGCGCGTAGCCGAGGAGTACGGCATGCTCTTCGTCGAGCCCGCAGGTGCTGCCGAGGAAGTCTTCACCAACGGGTTCGAGAACCTGTTCTACGCGGCACCCGCTGTCGCCGAGGACCACTACAACCTGCTGTTCGAGTACATCATGGCGATGCCGGAGGGTGAGCGCCCGGAGACGGTCGGGTTCGCCTCGATGGACGACCCGTTCGCCCAGGGCACCGCCTACGGTCTGCGGGACCAGCTGGTCGAGGCCGGCGTCGAGGTGGTGGTGGACGAGGTCTACCCGCCGAACGCCACCGACTTTGACGCCATTGCCGCAGCGATCGCCAACGCCGACCCCGACCTGGTGGTCGGCGGCACCCAGTACCAGGACGCGGTCAACCTGATCATCGCCCTGCAGCAGCTGGACTACCAGCCGCGGATGGCCGCGTTCAGCACCGCGCCCACGAACCCTGAGTTCCCCGATGCGATCAGCGAAGTGAACGGCATCCTCGCGCCCACCGGCTACTCCAACGATGCGCCCTACCCGTCGAACGAGGAGTTCGTCGAAGCGCACACCGAGCTGCACGGCGAGGCTCCGCAGGAGGACGAGGCGAACGCCTTCACCACCGGCCAGGTGGTGGCGGCCGCGGTCGAGGCCGTCGGCTGCGCGGAACAGGGTGAGTGCCAGCAGCAGCTCATCGACTGGCTGCGCGAGAACACCGTCGACACGGTGGTCGGCCCGCTGAGCTGGGACGAGGCCGGTCGCCCGCAGAGCGCGCACATGATCCTGCAGTACATCGACGACGAGATCCAGATCGTTCTCGCTGACGGTGACGAGGGTACGCAGGCGGACCTGGTCTACCCGAAGCCGGAGTGGTGA
- a CDS encoding M18 family aminopeptidase, translating to MDQLAEYIDDLAAFITASPSSYHAAAEAARRLDDDGFTPLAEDQEWPAQPGGYYVLRDGALIAWLQPAAAGPTTPFRVLGAHTDSPGFKLKPRPSTGSRGWLQAGVEVYGGPLLNSWLDRELELAGRIVLRDGTQRLVRTGPMLRIPQLAIHLDREVNNGLALDKQRHVQPVWGAGEDGDLLGVIGQFAGVDAAEIGGYDLLTADTQAPARFGHDAALFAAGRMDNLVSVHAGVRALIAAAHQGGAGGQISVLAAFDHEELGSQTRSGASGPILDDVLTRVEENLGATRSQQRQAYAGSWCLSADCGHAVHPNYPERHDPANQPVAGGGVLLKINANQRYATDATGAALMARLAARSGAPVQEFVSNNTVPCGSTIGPLTATRLGIRTVDVGVPLLSMHSARELVHTADAVALGDLAGAFFAGA from the coding sequence ATGGACCAGTTGGCCGAGTACATCGACGACCTGGCGGCGTTCATCACCGCGTCGCCCTCCTCCTACCATGCGGCGGCGGAGGCGGCCCGGCGCCTCGACGATGACGGGTTCACCCCGCTCGCCGAAGATCAGGAGTGGCCCGCGCAGCCGGGTGGCTATTACGTCCTGCGCGACGGCGCTCTGATCGCCTGGCTGCAGCCGGCCGCGGCCGGTCCCACCACGCCCTTCCGGGTGCTCGGCGCGCACACCGACTCCCCGGGTTTCAAGCTGAAGCCGCGGCCGAGCACGGGTTCGCGCGGCTGGTTGCAGGCCGGGGTGGAGGTCTACGGCGGCCCACTGCTGAATTCCTGGCTGGATCGCGAACTGGAGCTGGCCGGGCGGATCGTGCTTCGTGATGGGACACAGCGTCTGGTGCGGACGGGGCCGATGCTGCGCATCCCGCAGCTGGCGATCCACCTGGACCGGGAGGTGAACAACGGGCTCGCACTGGACAAGCAGCGGCACGTCCAGCCGGTCTGGGGTGCGGGTGAGGACGGCGATCTGCTCGGGGTGATCGGTCAGTTTGCCGGGGTGGACGCCGCCGAGATCGGCGGGTACGACCTGCTCACCGCAGACACGCAGGCACCGGCCCGGTTCGGTCATGACGCTGCCCTGTTCGCCGCCGGCCGGATGGACAACCTGGTGTCCGTGCACGCAGGGGTGCGCGCGTTGATCGCCGCCGCTCATCAGGGCGGCGCTGGCGGGCAGATCAGCGTGCTCGCGGCCTTCGACCACGAAGAGCTCGGCTCGCAGACCCGGTCCGGGGCATCGGGTCCGATCCTGGATGACGTGCTGACCCGGGTCGAGGAGAACCTGGGCGCCACCCGTTCCCAGCAGCGGCAGGCCTACGCCGGCTCCTGGTGTCTGTCCGCCGACTGCGGGCATGCGGTCCACCCGAACTACCCGGAGCGGCACGACCCGGCAAACCAGCCGGTGGCCGGCGGGGGAGTGCTGCTGAAGATCAACGCCAACCAGCGCTATGCGACCGACGCCACCGGCGCGGCACTGATGGCCCGGCTGGCCGCACGCTCCGGCGCCCCGGTGCAGGAGTTCGTCTCCAACAACACCGTGCCGTGCGGCTCCACGATCGGTCCGTTGACCGCTACCCGGCTGGGCATCCGGACCGTGGACGTGGGAGTGCCGTTGCTGTCCATGCACTCGGCCCGAGAGCTCGTGCACACTGCCGACGCCGTGGCACTGGGTGATCTGGCCGGGGCGTTCTTCGC